A window of Bradyrhizobium sp. AZCC 1610 contains these coding sequences:
- a CDS encoding threonine ammonia-lyase produces the protein MPESIQNPPIGAADIEAAARVVAPFAVRTPLLSFPVLNERVGTKVFLKPEMLQRTGSFKFRGAFNKLASIPLDKRSGGVVAFSSGNHAQGVAAAAQILSMQATIVMPADSPFTKRERTKGYGAEVVLYDRDKEDREAIANGIAAKRGATLVRPYDDPFVIAGQGTAGREIAEDMAALGLVPDIVVAPASGGGLIAGVATAVKARFPQAQVIVAEPKDYDDHGLSLRAGHREAHHAAGRTICDALMAAMPGELTFSINSKLLANGVIASDEEVGAAVAYAYRELKLVVEPGGAVGLAALLAGRIDARGKNVVIVLSGGNVDADLFAKLVA, from the coding sequence ATGCCAGAATCCATCCAAAATCCACCCATTGGCGCGGCCGATATCGAGGCCGCCGCCAGGGTGGTCGCGCCTTTTGCGGTACGGACGCCGCTGTTGTCGTTTCCTGTTCTCAATGAACGCGTCGGGACCAAGGTCTTTCTGAAGCCCGAAATGCTGCAGCGGACCGGGTCGTTCAAGTTCCGCGGCGCCTTCAACAAGCTGGCCTCGATCCCGCTGGACAAGCGCAGCGGTGGCGTGGTCGCGTTCTCTTCCGGCAACCACGCCCAGGGCGTGGCGGCGGCGGCGCAGATCCTCAGCATGCAGGCCACCATCGTGATGCCTGCGGACTCTCCCTTCACCAAGCGCGAGCGCACCAAGGGCTATGGCGCCGAGGTGGTGCTCTATGACCGCGACAAGGAAGACCGCGAAGCCATCGCCAACGGCATTGCGGCCAAGCGCGGCGCGACGCTGGTGCGCCCCTACGACGATCCCTTCGTGATCGCCGGCCAGGGCACCGCGGGACGCGAGATCGCCGAGGACATGGCGGCGCTCGGGCTCGTCCCCGATATCGTGGTGGCACCGGCATCGGGCGGCGGGCTGATCGCCGGCGTTGCGACGGCGGTGAAGGCAAGGTTTCCGCAAGCGCAGGTAATCGTCGCCGAGCCCAAGGACTATGACGACCACGGCTTGTCGCTGCGCGCCGGCCATCGCGAGGCCCATCACGCCGCCGGCCGCACCATCTGCGATGCGTTGATGGCGGCGATGCCGGGCGAACTCACCTTCTCGATCAACAGCAAGCTGCTCGCGAATGGCGTGATCGCCTCCGACGAGGAAGTCGGCGCGGCGGTCGCCTATGCCTATCGGGAATTGAAGCTGGTGGTCGAGCCCGGCGGCGCCGTCGGTCTCGCTGCACTGTTGGCCGGCCGTATCGACGCCAGGGGCAAGAACGTCGTCATCGTGCTCTCCGGCGGCAATGTCGACGCGGACCTGTTTGCCAAGCTGGTCGCCTGA
- a CDS encoding glycosyltransferase family 4 protein, with protein sequence MTHILVATDAWHPQVNGVVRTLTMMAEAAKGFGVEVSFLTPQSFRTFAMPSYPDLRLALPYPAKIAQLIEAAKPDSIHIATEGPIGLLVRRYCRKRGLPFTTSFHTRFPEYVSARSPIPESWVWRVLRWFHRPSQAVMAATPALAAELRMRGFRNVVLWSRGVDTSLFHPRSVDLCLPMPVYLSVGRLAVEKNLEAFLDLDLPGTKLVVGDGPALTALERKYPNAVFLGARHGEELAEIYAASDIFVFPSRTDTFGLVLLEALASGLPVAAFPVTGPRDVIGSAPVGVLDEDLRAACLDALQVSREDCVEFAGAHTWQASTRVFIEHALNVRPIEQEGEVAEFGAEDPHFAA encoded by the coding sequence ATGACGCATATCCTGGTCGCGACCGATGCGTGGCATCCCCAGGTCAACGGGGTGGTTCGGACGCTGACCATGATGGCAGAGGCGGCCAAGGGATTCGGCGTCGAGGTGAGTTTCCTGACGCCGCAATCGTTTCGCACCTTCGCGATGCCGAGCTATCCGGATCTGCGGCTGGCGCTGCCGTATCCGGCAAAAATCGCGCAATTGATCGAAGCGGCAAAGCCCGACAGCATTCATATCGCGACCGAGGGCCCGATTGGGTTGCTCGTGCGGCGCTATTGCCGCAAGCGTGGCCTGCCGTTCACCACGAGCTTTCACACCCGTTTTCCGGAATATGTATCGGCGCGCTCGCCGATCCCTGAATCCTGGGTATGGCGGGTGCTGCGCTGGTTCCACCGGCCGAGCCAGGCGGTGATGGCGGCAACGCCGGCGCTGGCGGCCGAATTGCGCATGCGCGGCTTTCGCAACGTGGTGCTGTGGTCGCGCGGCGTCGATACCTCGCTGTTTCATCCGCGGAGCGTCGATCTCTGCCTGCCGATGCCGGTGTATCTCAGCGTCGGGCGTCTCGCGGTTGAAAAGAATCTCGAAGCCTTCCTCGACCTCGATCTGCCCGGCACCAAGCTCGTCGTCGGCGATGGACCGGCCCTGACGGCGCTGGAGCGGAAATATCCGAACGCCGTGTTCCTGGGTGCAAGGCACGGCGAGGAGCTGGCCGAAATCTACGCGGCCTCTGATATTTTCGTCTTTCCCAGCAGGACCGACACGTTTGGCCTGGTGCTGCTGGAGGCGCTGGCCAGCGGCCTGCCGGTTGCCGCCTTTCCGGTCACCGGTCCGCGCGACGTGATCGGCTCGGCGCCGGTCGGCGTCCTGGATGAGGATCTGCGTGCGGCCTGCCTGGATGCGCTGCAGGTTTCGCGCGAAGATTGCGTCGAATTCGCCGGCGCCCACACCTGGCAAGCCTCCACGCGGGTTTTCATCGAACATGCCCTGAATGTGCGCCCGATCGAGCAGGAAGGCGAGGTGGCCGAATTTGGGGCAGAAGACCCGCATTTCGCAGCCTGA
- a CDS encoding UDP-2,3-diacylglucosamine diphosphatase, which produces MGSDSLSEESPERRFRTLFISDVHLGARGSQADRLLDFLKSHDADTIYLVGDIVDGWALKSSWYWPQSHNDFVQKMLRKARKGAKVVYVPGNHDEFLRNYYGTHFGGIDVVENTIHEGADGKRYLIIHGDIFDLVVQNARWLAHLGDKAYDFAIQMNRLVNFFRRMFGVPYWSLSQWAKLKVKNAVNYIGAFEKTLAGEARRHGADGVICGHIHYATIRDEHGIRYMNCGDWVESCTALAEHEDGRFEIITWTDPQRRAAPVPRVAARAA; this is translated from the coding sequence ATGGGTAGTGACTCCTTGAGTGAAGAAAGCCCGGAACGGCGCTTTCGGACCTTGTTTATCTCCGACGTTCATCTCGGAGCCCGCGGCTCGCAAGCCGACCGTTTGCTGGATTTCCTCAAGAGCCACGACGCCGACACCATCTACCTCGTCGGTGATATCGTCGATGGCTGGGCGCTGAAGTCGAGCTGGTACTGGCCCCAATCGCACAACGACTTCGTGCAGAAGATGCTGCGCAAGGCGCGCAAGGGCGCCAAGGTCGTCTACGTGCCGGGCAACCACGACGAGTTCCTGCGCAACTATTACGGCACGCATTTCGGCGGCATCGATGTGGTGGAAAACACCATTCATGAGGGCGCCGACGGCAAGCGCTACCTCATCATCCACGGCGACATCTTCGATCTCGTGGTGCAGAACGCGCGCTGGCTCGCTCATCTCGGCGACAAGGCCTATGACTTCGCCATTCAGATGAATCGCCTCGTCAATTTCTTCCGGCGCATGTTCGGCGTTCCGTATTGGTCGCTGTCGCAATGGGCGAAGCTGAAGGTCAAGAACGCCGTGAACTATATCGGCGCGTTCGAAAAGACCCTGGCCGGCGAAGCGCGGCGGCACGGCGCCGACGGCGTGATCTGCGGCCATATCCATTACGCCACCATTCGCGACGAGCACGGCATCCGCTACATGAATTGCGGCGACTGGGTGGAAAGCTGCACCGCGCTTGCCGAGCACGAGGACGGCCGGTTCGAGATCATCACCTGGACCGATCCGCAGCGAAGGGCAGCACCCGTTCCCCGCGTCGCGGCGCGCGCCGCATGA
- the thiD gene encoding bifunctional hydroxymethylpyrimidine kinase/phosphomethylpyrimidine kinase: MTTPIALTIAGSDSSGGAGIQADLKTFAALGVYGASVITALTAQNTEGVSGIHQVPAEFVTAQIDAVFSDLAVGAVKIGMVAQPPVIDAIVAGLARWSPKQVVLDPVMVATSGDRLLATEAIDALRTRLIPLASVITPNLPEAAALLDEGVAADEAAVEKQGRQLLALGCKAVLIKGGHGEGAECIDYLIDSSGVIALAAPRIATKNTHGTGCSLSSAIAAGLAKGEGMETAVRNAKAWISAAIAAADRFSVGHGHGPIHHFHKFY; this comes from the coding sequence ATGACGACGCCAATCGCGCTGACCATCGCGGGCTCCGATTCCTCTGGAGGCGCCGGCATCCAGGCGGACCTGAAGACGTTTGCCGCGCTCGGCGTCTACGGCGCCTCCGTGATCACGGCGCTGACCGCGCAGAATACCGAGGGCGTCAGCGGCATCCACCAGGTGCCGGCCGAGTTCGTGACCGCGCAGATCGACGCGGTGTTTTCCGATCTGGCGGTAGGCGCGGTCAAGATCGGCATGGTGGCGCAGCCGCCGGTTATCGACGCTATCGTCGCGGGGCTGGCGCGCTGGTCGCCGAAGCAGGTCGTGCTCGATCCGGTGATGGTCGCAACCTCGGGCGACCGGCTGCTCGCGACTGAAGCCATCGATGCGCTGCGGACCAGGCTCATTCCGTTGGCGTCGGTGATCACGCCCAACTTGCCGGAAGCCGCAGCGCTGCTCGACGAAGGCGTGGCGGCCGACGAAGCTGCCGTTGAGAAGCAAGGCAGGCAATTGCTGGCCCTGGGATGCAAGGCGGTGCTGATCAAGGGCGGCCACGGCGAGGGCGCCGAGTGCATCGACTATCTGATCGATTCCTCTGGTGTCATCGCACTCGCCGCGCCGCGCATCGCCACAAAAAATACCCACGGCACCGGCTGCTCGCTCTCCTCGGCGATTGCCGCGGGGCTCGCGAAGGGCGAGGGCATGGAGACCGCCGTGCGCAACGCCAAGGCGTGGATTAGCGCTGCGATTGCCGCAGCAGATCGCTTCAGCGTCGGGCATGGCCACGGCCCGATCCATCATTTTCACAAGTTTTACTAG
- a CDS encoding Lrp/AsnC ligand binding domain-containing protein gives MVPFFVQFKCKLGQSYAVANALAEAEIASEIYSTAGDYDLLVKFYVDNDTDIGHFVNEKVQVIPGIQDTHTIITFKAFGTG, from the coding sequence ATGGTTCCCTTCTTCGTTCAGTTCAAATGCAAGCTCGGCCAGTCCTATGCCGTCGCCAATGCGCTCGCGGAGGCCGAGATCGCCTCGGAGATCTATTCCACCGCTGGCGATTACGATCTGCTGGTCAAGTTCTACGTCGACAACGACACCGACATCGGCCATTTCGTCAACGAGAAGGTGCAGGTGATTCCGGGCATCCAGGACACCCACACCATCATCACCTTCAAGGCGTTCGGTACGGGCTAG
- a CDS encoding DUF6665 family protein: MALDLVRSGYATLEHEIAQERASALGRLGRRLEAALAALAACPRTANSDRKIRDGLVEQAGYALWLFVVQREAYGLNKIDHVIQVYGVPNDVVARMGPLATPSIHPMKTIEVEDAPAPMF, encoded by the coding sequence ATGGCGTTGGATTTGGTTCGTTCCGGATACGCAACTCTCGAACATGAGATCGCCCAGGAGAGGGCGTCGGCGCTCGGACGGCTTGGACGGCGGCTTGAGGCCGCGCTAGCGGCACTTGCCGCATGCCCGCGGACGGCCAATTCCGATCGAAAAATCCGCGATGGTCTCGTCGAGCAGGCGGGATATGCGCTCTGGCTCTTCGTCGTGCAACGCGAGGCCTACGGTCTCAACAAAATCGACCACGTGATACAGGTCTACGGGGTGCCGAACGACGTGGTTGCCCGCATGGGTCCATTGGCCACGCCGAGCATCCATCCGATGAAGACCATAGAGGTTGAGGACGCGCCGGCGCCAATGTTCTGA
- a CDS encoding lanthionine synthetase C family protein, which translates to MTLACGLDMSEDGSAQEAPSGMIVAGRHCALTQDAWSELAARAVIEEIAADAIAQFDPETFWPGHPSDDGVGDGHASFYTGAAGVIWALDYLHRIGATSVAEDFRPVLPRLLERTIAAFENNSPTDYGKHGSLLKGDMGAALLAMRLAPTSSLADLVHRRAEANIGLPIRELMWGMPGSMIAAIHMAEMTGETRWRGMFEMQAARLLGALEDTPQGQLWTQDLYGENDRWLGPVHGFAGNAIPLLHGWDWLTPTQQAQVAGFVPATLAANAWQSEMGTNWSARSKRARPPAYCQHCHGAPGMVTTFADAPFASPELDALLVDAGRFTWAAGPLTKGSGLCHGTGGNGYAFLKLYRRTNDPMWLDRARQFAMTAIVQYRGAQVAVGRGRYTLWTGDVGLAIYLWDCITGEPRFPTIDVF; encoded by the coding sequence GTGACGCTGGCGTGTGGTCTCGACATGTCGGAAGATGGCAGCGCCCAGGAGGCCCCCTCAGGCATGATTGTCGCCGGTCGTCATTGCGCGCTTACACAGGATGCCTGGAGTGAATTGGCTGCCCGGGCGGTGATCGAAGAAATCGCAGCCGATGCTATCGCGCAGTTCGATCCCGAGACGTTCTGGCCGGGTCATCCAAGCGACGACGGCGTGGGAGACGGTCACGCCAGTTTCTATACGGGCGCGGCCGGCGTTATTTGGGCGCTAGACTACTTGCATCGAATCGGTGCGACCAGCGTTGCCGAAGACTTTCGCCCTGTTCTGCCTCGGCTTCTGGAGCGGACAATCGCCGCCTTCGAAAACAATTCGCCTACCGATTACGGGAAGCATGGCTCGCTGCTCAAGGGCGACATGGGTGCGGCGCTTCTCGCCATGCGTCTCGCACCCACATCGAGCCTGGCTGATCTTGTGCATAGGCGCGCAGAAGCAAATATCGGACTGCCGATCCGAGAGCTCATGTGGGGCATGCCTGGGTCCATGATTGCCGCAATCCACATGGCCGAGATGACAGGGGAAACGCGATGGCGCGGGATGTTCGAAATGCAGGCGGCCCGGCTGTTAGGCGCTCTCGAGGACACGCCGCAAGGTCAACTTTGGACACAAGATCTCTATGGTGAGAACGACCGCTGGCTGGGACCCGTTCACGGCTTCGCTGGCAACGCCATCCCGTTGCTGCACGGGTGGGACTGGTTGACGCCGACGCAGCAAGCGCAGGTAGCCGGATTTGTGCCGGCGACACTCGCAGCAAATGCGTGGCAATCTGAAATGGGGACAAATTGGAGCGCGAGAAGCAAGCGCGCGAGGCCGCCTGCCTATTGTCAGCATTGTCACGGCGCGCCCGGCATGGTGACGACATTTGCGGATGCGCCCTTTGCTTCCCCTGAATTGGACGCACTTCTTGTGGATGCCGGTCGCTTCACCTGGGCCGCCGGACCACTTACCAAGGGCTCGGGCCTTTGCCACGGCACGGGCGGGAATGGCTACGCATTCCTCAAACTCTACCGCCGCACGAACGACCCGATGTGGCTCGACCGCGCACGCCAATTCGCTATGACGGCCATCGTCCAGTATCGCGGCGCTCAGGTAGCCGTTGGTCGCGGACGGTATACGCTTTGGACTGGCGATGTCGGTCTTGCAATTTACCTTTGGGACTGCATCACCGGGGAGCCTCGCTTCCCGACGATCGACGTGTTCTGA
- a CDS encoding J domain-containing protein, translating into MGTLYDLLGALPSDDAEGLRAAFRKAAKATHPDMNPDNPDAALRFRELMRAYDILTDTEQRATYDHLLAIALQPPATPATHTYETMRKVASNTMAATIISAVLVGGYTLFGLFSKPPGAAEMVTDRTAGGALEVAALQPGAPAQDEPRLQSEGEVSTGAAVTMAAAAPAAKEANAAPIGRFEPVPGFVTYNLGVQYYPRFAAAYFDRGVVMYRIGDSDRPQADIASTKRPTDLKRTKTAAPPVPRKPLTIVPTLPERREPITAALTN; encoded by the coding sequence ATGGGGACGCTGTACGATCTGCTCGGAGCGCTTCCGAGTGATGACGCCGAGGGATTGCGGGCTGCCTTCCGCAAGGCCGCGAAGGCCACGCATCCCGATATGAACCCTGACAATCCCGATGCTGCGCTGAGGTTCAGGGAGCTGATGCGTGCCTATGACATCCTGACCGATACCGAGCAGCGCGCTACCTACGATCATTTGCTCGCCATAGCGCTGCAGCCTCCGGCGACGCCGGCGACCCACACCTACGAGACCATGCGCAAGGTCGCCTCCAACACGATGGCGGCAACGATCATTTCGGCGGTGCTGGTGGGCGGCTACACCCTGTTCGGACTGTTTTCAAAACCGCCTGGGGCGGCGGAAATGGTGACCGACAGAACCGCCGGCGGCGCACTGGAGGTTGCCGCGCTGCAGCCCGGGGCTCCGGCGCAGGACGAACCGCGCCTCCAGAGCGAGGGAGAGGTTTCAACCGGCGCAGCGGTCACAATGGCCGCCGCAGCGCCCGCAGCGAAGGAAGCCAACGCCGCGCCAATCGGCCGCTTCGAGCCTGTCCCGGGCTTCGTCACGTACAATTTGGGGGTTCAATATTATCCGCGCTTCGCAGCGGCCTATTTCGATCGCGGCGTCGTGATGTACCGGATCGGCGATTCCGATCGCCCGCAAGCTGACATCGCTTCGACCAAGCGCCCCACTGATTTGAAACGAACCAAAACCGCCGCGCCGCCCGTGCCGCGCAAGCCGTTGACGATCGTGCCGACATTGCCGGAAAGGCGTGAGCCGATCACCGCCGCCTTGACTAACTGA
- a CDS encoding c-type cytochrome, translated as MLRRILLGLIFVGVAGAGTFWWLTVPAVVASASLSPRTPNLANGVTTFNAGGCSSCHAVPNQPDRLKLGGGLAMPSPFGTFYVPNISSDPTYGIGRWSEADFVTAVLKGTSPDGAHYFPAFPYASYQHATVDDVRDLFAYLKTLAPVAGKPRDHDVPFPFNIRRNVGIWKWLFMDGKPYTADASRSASWNRGAYLVNGMGHCAECHSPRNFLGGIVQAQRFAGGPNPEGEGWVPNITQKRLAEWSARDIDYFLETGQTPDGDTAGGSMARVIRNTSQLPPEDRAAIAEYVKSLPAVEGPPRPKKAKDDQKS; from the coding sequence ATGCTGCGACGAATTCTCCTTGGCTTGATTTTTGTCGGCGTCGCCGGCGCTGGCACCTTCTGGTGGCTGACAGTCCCGGCGGTCGTTGCCTCGGCCTCGCTTTCGCCCCGCACGCCGAACCTTGCCAATGGCGTCACAACGTTCAATGCCGGAGGCTGTTCCTCCTGCCATGCTGTGCCCAACCAGCCCGACCGGCTGAAGCTGGGCGGCGGGCTTGCCATGCCGTCGCCGTTCGGGACGTTCTACGTTCCCAACATCTCGTCCGATCCCACTTACGGTATCGGCCGGTGGAGCGAGGCGGATTTCGTGACGGCGGTGCTCAAGGGGACTTCGCCCGACGGCGCGCATTATTTCCCGGCCTTTCCATACGCGTCCTACCAGCACGCGACGGTCGATGACGTTCGCGACCTCTTTGCCTATCTGAAGACGCTTGCGCCGGTGGCCGGCAAGCCACGCGACCACGACGTGCCGTTTCCATTCAACATCCGCCGCAATGTCGGCATCTGGAAATGGCTGTTCATGGACGGCAAGCCTTACACGGCGGACGCTTCACGTTCGGCGTCGTGGAATCGCGGCGCCTATCTCGTCAATGGTATGGGCCATTGCGCCGAGTGCCACAGCCCGCGCAACTTCCTCGGAGGTATCGTCCAGGCGCAACGCTTCGCAGGTGGCCCCAATCCGGAGGGCGAGGGCTGGGTGCCCAACATCACCCAGAAGAGATTGGCCGAGTGGAGCGCGAGAGACATCGACTACTTCCTCGAAACCGGGCAAACGCCGGATGGCGACACCGCCGGTGGATCGATGGCGCGGGTGATCAGGAATACGTCGCAGTTGCCGCCGGAGGATCGCGCCGCCATCGCGGAATATGTGAAGTCGTTGCCAGCGGTCGAGGGACCACCACGGCCGAAGAAGGCAAAGGACGATCAAAAGTCTTGA
- a CDS encoding CHRD domain-containing protein → MSNKIMLVTLALGAAIAFAGPASADKMKATLDGKAQVPPNTSAAKGTADIDYDPASKKLSWKLSYSGLSGPATAAHFHGPAEAGKNAGVAVAIPNAASSPVEGSATLTDAQAADLAAGKYYINIHTAANPGGEIRGQVTK, encoded by the coding sequence ATGTCGAACAAGATCATGCTGGTCACGCTTGCGCTCGGGGCAGCGATTGCGTTTGCAGGGCCCGCGTCTGCCGACAAGATGAAGGCGACGCTCGACGGCAAGGCCCAGGTGCCACCCAACACCAGCGCGGCCAAGGGCACCGCCGACATCGACTACGATCCCGCCAGCAAGAAGCTGAGCTGGAAGCTGAGCTATTCCGGCCTGTCCGGCCCTGCCACCGCCGCCCATTTCCACGGGCCCGCCGAAGCCGGCAAGAATGCCGGTGTTGCGGTCGCCATTCCCAATGCGGCGTCGAGCCCGGTCGAAGGCAGCGCGACGTTGACCGATGCGCAGGCCGCGGACCTCGCGGCCGGCAAGTACTACATCAACATTCACACCGCAGCCAATCCGGGCGGCGAAATCCGCGGCCAGGTAACCAAATAA
- a CDS encoding c-type cytochrome, translated as MKRIVVVAAVLAFSAGAVVAQQDQVKRTQAMMKDNGKNAGALSAMVKGDKPYDQSTVNAALAQFEDTAKSLPTLFPESMKGVKLEGDYDPSPKIWEDKAGFESQIKSFAKVVADAKGKIKNLDTLKAEMPVIGKQCGGCHETYRIKKG; from the coding sequence ATGAAGCGGATCGTCGTCGTCGCAGCTGTGCTTGCATTCAGTGCCGGTGCGGTCGTTGCACAGCAGGATCAGGTCAAGCGGACCCAGGCCATGATGAAGGACAATGGCAAGAACGCCGGCGCGTTGTCGGCGATGGTCAAGGGCGATAAGCCCTACGACCAGTCGACCGTCAATGCCGCGCTGGCCCAGTTCGAAGACACCGCCAAGAGCCTTCCAACGCTGTTCCCCGAGAGCATGAAAGGTGTCAAGCTGGAGGGTGATTACGATCCCTCGCCGAAAATCTGGGAAGACAAGGCCGGCTTCGAGTCCCAAATTAAGAGCTTCGCCAAGGTCGTCGCCGATGCCAAAGGCAAGATCAAGAATCTCGACACGCTAAAGGCGGAAATGCCTGTCATCGGCAAGCAGTGCGGTGGCTGCCACGAGACATACCGGATCAAGAAGGGTTGA
- a CDS encoding xanthine dehydrogenase family protein molybdopterin-binding subunit → MAAPIKFGVGQSVLRKEDDALIRGKGRYTDDHSPQAAMHALMLRSPHAHAKFTLNVTKARGMPGVSLILTAAEVGDLGDLPCLFNLETDPFTGPPYPILAKDEVRHVGDAVAFVVADTIDQARDAIEAIDVKWTPLPAVAGVVNAVKQSAPQVWPDKPGNVLFDVPVGDKKAAEAAFAKAHAVAEVSIVNPRVITNFMETRAAVAEYDAKRDHLTLTIGSQGSHRLREILCGMVLKMPMEKMRVICPDVGGGFGTKLFPYREYALIAVAARKLRKTIKWTADRSDHFMGDAQGRDNVTIAKMALAEDGKFLGMDVDLMGDMGAYLSTFGPYIPHGGAGMLPGLYDIQAFHCRVRTVFTNTVPVDAYRGAGRPEAAYVIERLVDAAARKLGLTPDAIRRKNFIPPKAMPYKTATGKVYDSGDFTAHMKRAMEVANWKEFSKRAKAAKKAGLVRGIGMACYVEVCGTMGEETANVALDSNGDINILIGTQSSGQGHQTAYAQLVAEQFGVPPERVHVLQGDTDKIATGLGTGGSASIPTGGVSVERATRELGAKLKEIAAEALETSAGDLEISNGVVRIAGTDRSISFADLAKRPGVDPSKLNASATFAQADGTYPNGTHLAEVEIDPATGIIKIVNYVIVDDFGVTLNPLLLAGQVHGGAMQGIGQALMEQAVYSSTDGQLVTGTFMDYAVPRASDGPSFHFETHNVPCTTNPLGVKGAGEAGAIGSCPAVVNAIIEGLWREYKIDHIDMPATPERVWIAIREAQKRHNL, encoded by the coding sequence ATGGCAGCTCCCATCAAGTTCGGCGTCGGTCAAAGCGTTCTTCGCAAGGAAGACGACGCGCTCATTCGCGGCAAGGGCCGCTATACCGACGACCATTCGCCACAGGCTGCGATGCACGCGCTGATGCTGCGCTCGCCGCATGCGCACGCGAAATTCACGCTCAACGTCACCAAGGCCCGCGGGATGCCGGGCGTATCGTTGATTCTGACCGCGGCCGAGGTCGGCGATCTCGGCGATCTGCCGTGCCTGTTCAACCTGGAAACCGATCCCTTCACCGGTCCGCCATACCCGATCCTCGCCAAGGACGAGGTGCGCCATGTCGGCGACGCCGTGGCCTTCGTGGTCGCCGATACCATCGACCAGGCCCGCGATGCGATCGAGGCGATCGACGTCAAATGGACGCCGCTGCCCGCGGTGGCCGGCGTCGTCAACGCCGTCAAGCAGAGCGCGCCGCAGGTCTGGCCCGACAAGCCCGGCAACGTGCTGTTCGACGTGCCGGTCGGCGACAAGAAGGCGGCGGAAGCCGCCTTTGCCAAAGCGCATGCGGTGGCTGAAGTGTCGATCGTCAACCCGCGCGTCATCACCAACTTCATGGAAACGCGCGCTGCGGTTGCCGAATACGACGCCAAGCGCGATCATCTGACGCTGACGATCGGCAGCCAGGGCAGCCATCGCCTGCGCGAGATCTTGTGCGGCATGGTGCTGAAGATGCCGATGGAGAAGATGCGGGTGATCTGCCCCGACGTCGGCGGCGGCTTCGGTACCAAGCTATTTCCCTACCGCGAATACGCGTTGATCGCGGTGGCCGCGCGCAAGCTGCGCAAGACCATCAAATGGACCGCCGACCGCTCCGATCACTTCATGGGCGATGCGCAGGGCCGCGACAACGTCACGATCGCGAAGATGGCGCTGGCCGAGGACGGCAAGTTCTTAGGGATGGACGTCGACCTGATGGGCGACATGGGCGCCTATCTCTCGACCTTCGGGCCCTATATCCCGCATGGCGGCGCCGGCATGCTGCCCGGGCTCTATGATATCCAGGCCTTCCACTGCCGCGTCCGCACCGTCTTCACCAACACCGTGCCGGTCGATGCCTATCGCGGCGCCGGGCGTCCGGAAGCTGCTTACGTGATCGAGCGTCTGGTTGATGCGGCCGCGCGAAAACTTGGGCTGACGCCCGATGCGATCCGGCGCAAGAACTTCATCCCGCCGAAGGCGATGCCCTACAAGACCGCGACCGGGAAGGTCTACGATTCCGGCGACTTCACCGCGCATATGAAGCGCGCGATGGAAGTCGCCAACTGGAAGGAATTTTCCAAGCGCGCCAAGGCTGCGAAGAAGGCTGGCCTCGTGCGCGGCATCGGCATGGCCTGCTATGTCGAGGTTTGCGGCACCATGGGCGAGGAGACCGCCAATGTCGCGCTCGATTCCAATGGCGACATCAACATCCTGATCGGCACCCAGTCGAGCGGGCAGGGCCACCAGACCGCTTACGCGCAACTCGTCGCCGAGCAGTTCGGGGTGCCGCCGGAGCGCGTCCACGTCCTGCAGGGCGACACCGACAAGATCGCCACCGGTCTCGGCACCGGCGGCTCGGCGTCGATCCCGACCGGCGGCGTCAGCGTCGAGCGCGCGACCCGCGAGCTCGGCGCCAAGCTGAAGGAAATCGCGGCCGAAGCGCTGGAGACCAGCGCCGGCGACCTCGAGATCAGCAATGGCGTCGTGCGCATCGCCGGCACCGATCGCTCGATCAGCTTCGCGGACCTCGCAAAGCGCCCGGGCGTCGATCCCTCGAAATTGAATGCGAGCGCGACCTTCGCGCAGGCCGACGGCACTTACCCGAACGGCACGCATCTCGCCGAAGTCGAGATCGATCCGGCAACCGGCATCATCAAGATCGTCAACTACGTCATCGTCGACGATTTCGGCGTGACGCTCAATCCGCTGCTGCTCGCCGGCCAGGTGCATGGCGGTGCGATGCAGGGCATCGGTCAGGCCTTGATGGAGCAGGCGGTCTACAGCTCAACCGACGGCCAGCTCGTCACCGGCACCTTCATGGACTACGCGGTGCCGCGGGCGTCCGACGGCCCGTCATTCCATTTCGAAACGCACAACGTGCCGTGCACGACCAATCCACTCGGCGTCAAGGGCGCAGGCGAGGCCGGGGCGATCGGCTCCTGTCCCGCGGTGGTCAATGCGATCATCGAGGGCCTGTGGCGCGAGTACAAGATCGATCACATCGACATGCCGGCCACACCCGAGCGGGTCTGGATTGCAATCCGCGAGGCCCAGAAACGGCATAATCTCTGA